The Pygocentrus nattereri isolate fPygNat1 chromosome 1, fPygNat1.pri, whole genome shotgun sequence genome window below encodes:
- the LOC119264410 gene encoding suppressor of SWI4 1 homolog produces the protein MDVLYCKKRIESLLAFVKEKRSEGAFPAVYAKAADLTSDPQTNAMRKLRLSQLQDPKERYRNLYMAILDNLTEQLPRRFANLESLRFLESVNPGKFDEMRQVFPEEAFQSVLESFGQFFDSGRLRSELQVLYSNQDLQGNRGKLCDFLLFLKDMELDSAMLQVYKLLSLVATIGATSAGVERSFSCLKRLKSYTRNTMGQGRLSSLALLAIERTLVKSLEKTPCWYNRATDHFLEKERRTKNQKAARVTSASVAEEEYGTVLHSFVFHRGLVGKNIDQLVTDMRFERKNVLKDFVTAAGPLGVTHFLIFTKTETNVNLRLARLPKGPTLFFHVTKYSLIKDVVSSLKRHRMHEQQFSHHPLLVLNNFALDGMHIKLMATMFQNMFPSINVHTVNINNIKRCVLLTYDPESKEIDFRHYSLKVVPVGMSRGVKKLMQEKLPNMNKLEDISDLLLQGVNLSESEAEQDGDHNITELPQVYSGRGNMRSQQSAVRLTEIGPRMTLQLVKITEGMGDGNVLYHSIHTKTEEELMEILKRKEARLKEKAERKQKQEQNIALKKQKRDENKKKSLEGMKKKRQQEGAGSDDSEVEDPGMQEDQAAAEESEDEAEYYRQAVGQEPDEDMFPTAKRKHGPGKSPRPFKKRKTSSSKASDEKQSPRPAGKPAFGGKASAGKKFGGKKFGVGGKGFGARKTAGTGSKFGKSKWGKKFGENKRDGFGGNKNGPKKGPSSKLKGQRSKTGSGFKAGPRGGKAKKDFKQKKARS, from the exons ATGGATGTTCTGTACTGCAAGAAAAGAATTGAGTCTCTTCTTGCTTTTGTCAAAGAGAAGAGGTCAGAGGGGGCTTTCCCAGCTGTTTATGCCAAAGCAGCAGATCTCACATCAGACCCACAAACTAATGCCATGAGAAAACTCCGTCTGTCACAACTACAGGATCCCAAGGAGCGCTACAGAAATCTGTACATGGCCATCCTAGACAATCTCACAGAGCAGCTACCTCGGCGTTTTGCAAATTTGGAAAGTCTGCGCTTCTTGGAATCGGTCAATCCAGGGAAATTTGATGAGATGAGACAAGTGTTTCCAGAGGAGGCATTTCAGAGTGTCCTGGAAAGCTTTGGCCAGTTCTTTGATTCAGGGAGACTGAGGTCTGAACTTCAAGTCCTATATTCAAACCAGGACTTGCAGGGCAACAGGGGAAAGCTATGTGATTTCTTGCTGTTTCTGAAAGACATGGAGTTGGACAGTGCAATGCTTCAGGTGTACAAACTATTGTCATTAGTGGCAACGATTGGAGCTACATCTGCAGGTGTAGAGAGGAGCTTCTCCTGTTTAAAGCGGCTCAAGTCTTACACCCGCAACACCATGGGCCAGGGCCGTTTAAGCAGCCTAGCTCTGCTGGCCATTGAGAGAACACTAGTCAAGTCCCTGGAAAAGACGCCTTGTTGGTACAACAGGGCCACAGATCATTTTCTTGAAAAGGAACGGAGG ACTAAGAACCAGAAGGCAGCACGTGTGACCTCTGCCTCCGTGGCCGAGGAGGAGTATGGTACTGTGCTGCACTCCTTCGTCTTTCACCGCGGCCTGGTTGGTAAAAACATCGACCAGCTGGTTACAGACATGCG GTTCGAAAGGAAAAATGTCTTAAAAGATTTTGTGACTGCAGCGGGACCACTGGGTGTCACACACTTTCTTATATTCACCAAAACTGAAACCAACGTTAATTTG AGACTGGCACGACTTCCCAAAGGGCCCACCCTTTTTTTCCACGTTACTAAG TATTCTCTCATCAAAGATGTCGTTTCATCGTTGAAGAGGcacaggatgcacgagcagcaGTTCAGTCATCATCCGCTGCTGGTGCTGAATAATTTTGCCCTAGATGGCATGCATATCAAACTAATGGCCACCATGTTCCAGAACATGTTCCCCTCCATCAACGTGCATACG GTcaacatcaacaacattaaGAGGTGTGTGCTGCTCACTTATGACCCGGAGTCCAAAGAAATAGACTTCCGTCATTA CAGCCTGAAGGTGGTCCCTGTAGGCATGAGCCGAGGAGTGAAGAAACTCATGCAGGAGAAACTCCCCAACATGAACAAGCTGGAAGATATCAGCGATCTGCTATTACA AGGGGTGAACCTATCCGAGAGTGAAGCTGAACAAGACGGGGATCACAACATCACAGAACTGCCTCAGGTTTACTCGGGCCGTGGCAACATGAGGTCACAGCAGAGTGCTGTCCGACTAACGGAG ATTGGCCCTAGAATGACCCTGCAGCTGGTGAAGATCACGGAGGGCATGGGAGACGGGAACGTGCTTTATCATTCCATTC ATACAAAGACGGAAGAGGAGCTTATGGAGATCCTGAAGAGGAAAGAGGCTCGTCTGAAGGAGAAAGCAGAACGTAAACAGAAGCAGGAGCAAAATATAGCCCTAAAGAAGCAGAAACGGGAtgaaaacaa GAAAAAGAGTCTGGAAGGGATGAAGAAGAAACGGCAGCAGGAGGGAGCAGGGTCTGATGATAGTGAAGTGGAGGATCCTGGGATGCAGGAGGACCAGGCTGCGGCTGAAGAGTCGGAGGACGAGGCGGAATACTACAGGCAGGCCGTCGGCCAGGAACCAGATGAAG ACATGTTCCCCACTGCAAAGAGGAAACATGGACCAGGCAAGTCACCCAGACCCTTCAAAAAGAGGAAAACGTCCTCttcaaaagcctctgatgagaaACAAAGCCCCCGGCCTGCTGGTAAGCCAGCTTTCGGTGGTAAAGCCTCTGCTGGCAAAAAGTTTGGAGGGAAGAAATTTGGCGTAGGAGGCAAAGGATTCGGGGCTAGAAAGACGGCAGGTACTGGCAGCAAGTTTGGAAAGAGCAAATGGGGAAAGAAGTTTGGAGAAAACAAAAGGGATGGATTTGGTGGGAATAAAAATGGGCCAAAGAAAGGCCCCAGTTCGAAGCTGAAAGGACAGAGATCGAAAACTGGTTCTGGGTTTAAAGCGGGACCGAGAGGAGGCAAAGCAAAAAAGGActtcaaacaaaagaaagcGAGGAGCTGA
- the LOC119264006 gene encoding P2Y purinoceptor 11-like, producing the protein MTGNNSSCGFIAQKQLLPFMYSVELCVALLGNIFALWMLATRERRNWHTGVVFSCNLAISDILYVLTFPLLIITYLNDRKWKFTEPVCKIERFLFACNLYVSIYFIMCISVNRYLAIVHPFFTRKHVRPKHAKIVSVLVWVTVAVLSSPILKFATIEKERCRSFSSKAKSYKRGYRVFMAVVGCLVPFVVTFMSYFCVIWAVLKNANITTLEKKKVALIVASVCIIYFISFVPYHILQIWHFQLKENRKNDCAVQNAYQVSKGLAGVNMCVHPILYMAVFDSIRTFCCGRSSNK; encoded by the coding sequence ATGACGGGGAACAACTCCTCCTGTGGCTTTATAGCCCAAAAGCAGCTGTTACCTTTCATGTATAGCGTGGAGCTGTGTGTGGCTCTATTGGGGAACATATTCGCCCTGTGGATGCTGGCGACGAGGGAGAGGAGAAACTGGCACACTGGAGTGGTGTTCTCCTGCAACCTGGCCATCAGCGACATCCTCTATGTCCTGACCTTCCCTCTTCTCATCATCACCTATTTAAATGACAGAAAGTGGAAATTCACTGAACCTGTCTGCAAAATTGAACGTTTCCTTTTCGCCTGCAACCTTTACGTCAGCATCTATTTCATCATGTGCATCAGTGTCAACAGGTACCTGGCCATCGTCCACCCCTTTTTCACACGCAAACACGTGCGTCCCAAACACGCCAAGATCGTCAGCGTGCTGGTCTGGGTCACTGTGGCCGTCCTCTCAAGTCCGATCCTCAAGTTTGCAACCATCGAAAAAGAACGGTGCAGGTCATTCTCAAGCAAAGCAAAGAGTTACAAGCGCGGCTACAGGGTCTTTATGGCTGTCGTTGGCTGCCTTGTTCCATTTGTGGTCACATTCATGTCCTATTTTTGTGTGATatgggcagttttaaaaaatgccaaCATCACCAcactggagaagaaaaaagtgGCTCTGATTGTGGCTTCGGTCTGCATAATCTATTTCATATCTTTTGTGCCCTACCACATTCTGCAAATATGGCACTTTCAGCTGAAGGAGAATAGAAAAAATGACTGTGCGGTGCAGAACGCATACCAAGTGTCAAAGGGACTGGCAGGTGTTAACATGTGCGTTCACCCCATCCTCTATATGGCCGTGTTTGATAGTATCAGGACATTTTGCTGTGGAAGGAGCTCCAATAAATAG